The proteins below are encoded in one region of Scomber japonicus isolate fScoJap1 chromosome 2, fScoJap1.pri, whole genome shotgun sequence:
- the fgfbp2b gene encoding fibroblast growth factor-binding protein 2b gives MRASVRVMLLLLAATVCVSNAQNNNSSNDNKQQQQRSIWDEPIRFSTKTKDSCTMVVSGAGDYTRLRVSCKGPSQGQNPGRSYYCDFQGKPNLCRAYNLNPRHFFTQMMWDMRKLSHACQGPRIYRPQMCKKYPDEAQMTFLASWPKTTTPKPSKPVQEPRKPSVPSQSKPVTTPKPVKPQPQPAKPQQPNKGTQSKKTTPKPGKTTTRPTEQPDSKSSRMASEYCWKSFHGICSYFISWFQN, from the coding sequence ATGAGAGCCAGCGTAAGAgtgatgctgctgctcctgGCAGCGACGGTTTGTGTGTCAAACgctcaaaacaacaacagcagcaacgacaacaaacagcagcagcagcgcagCATCTGGGATGAGCCAATCCGCTTCAGCACCAAGACCAAGGACTCCTGCACCATGGTGGTATCTGGAGCTGGGGACTATACTCGCCTGCGTGTCTCCTGCAAAGGTCCAAGCCAAGGCCAGAACCCAGGACGCTCCTACTACTGCGACTTCCAGGGCAAACCCAACCTGTGCCGTGCCTACAACCTCAACCCTCGCCACTTCTTCACCCAGATGATGTGGGACATGAGAAAGCTGAGCCACGCCTGCCAGGGGCCCAGAATCTACCGCCCACAGATGTGTAAGAAATACCCCGACGAGGCCCAGATGACCTTCCTGGCTTCTTGGCCCAAGACCACCACCCCCAAACCCTCCAAGCCCGTCCAGGAGCCACGCAAACCTTCAGTGCCTTCCCAGTCCAAGCCTGTCACTACTCCTAAACCTGTCAAGCCTCAGCCACAGCCCGCCAAGCCCCAGCAGCCAAACAAGGGCACACAGAGCAAGAAAACTACCCCTAAGCCTGGGAAGACCACTACTCGTCCCACAGAGCAGCCTGACTCCAAATCTTCCCGCATGGCCTCAGAGTACTGCTGGAAGAGCTTCCACGGCATCTGCAGCTACTTCATCAGCTGGTTCCAAAACTGA